The sequence TTCCTCGTCCTCGGATCCTTCACCAGCGCATGATCCGACGCCGATAGCCCCATTCCTCTCAGCAGATTCTGATAATACACATTGTCAAATTTCCCCGGCGTTACGGCGTCGCTGTAAGCCGACATTCCCGGATTCTTCTCATATCCTTCACAAGTCTTCTTCAAAGCCTCTGCAAACTTAGGATGAATCTCTGGATCTGTTGGTGTCGCCTTGCTGAATTTGAAGATCCGATCGCTGAATTCCTTGCAATTTGAGAATCCGATTGTGCGTCCGCCGTACAACGCTACCATTTCTTGAATCGTGAATCCTTTCGACGTGAATAGCTTAATCATCTCGTCAACTGTTTGATTCGCCTTCGGAATGTTGCCATCAACTTCGGAAGATTTCGATACCAGGCTGTCTTTCCGCCCTAATCGAACATTGTACGACGGTCCGCCTGAGATCGCGATGAGATCGCGAGTCGCTTGTGCTAATACATCGGAGCAAGAGACGATTCCGGGACAAGAAAGCTCTAAAGTGATCTTCGATCGAGTGATGACGTCGAACGCATCTCCTGGAAGAGAGAGGTTGATTTCAGCATCGCGCTCGGCGTGGTTGAAGGTGTTAGAAGCAATGAGAACAGAGCCATCGCAGCCTCCAACTAAACAATCGTTGAAGAAGAGACGCATAGTTGCGGCGGCGGTGGTTGGGCTACTAACAACCTTCTTAGCGACAGTTTCATGAACGATTTTGGCAAAATCGGGGCAAGTTTTCTGGTAATAATCAACAGAAAGCTTGGATTCAACTGAGAATGGAACAACAAATAGCACAAAAAGGAAAGCCGGAAGAGGAAAGAAGGCCATGGCGGAAGAGGAAGGAGGCGGGGGAAAACCTGCTTCCTCTCGATGTGGAACAATGGAAAAGGCTGTGTGTATTGTTTGATGAGAAGGAAGAAGGATGGCGATGGCGGATTGAGGGAAATGGAGAGGGGATGAAAAGGGGGGAAATGGAAGTGGATTAGTGGATGGGAGAAGTTGTAGGAGATTGGTTATGGCGGAAAATGGTAACGGCCTCTGAAATTCTCTGCAACAAGGAACATTCCATTGATGACTGAATCAAATCAACTACTACGGATTGTTTGTGTGAAAGTGACAAGTGGCTGGATGGGAGAGGTTTTATGCCAAATAAATGTTTCCCCAATACCTATTTTTGTACATAATACCAAAATaggtattatttatttttatatatactattcaattattatttatcaTGTTAAATATTAACTTTACTCCTTTTTATTTGTGTGATGAGGGTGACATGTGTAAAGATGACATGCACCTAACTACGactctattttaattattttttatgtgtgATGGGAGTCGAATGCGTAAGTATGAGTATTTCTTGTGATGCACTCAAATATTGCTCGATAAtcatgaaattatttttaataaatcatatttgatcGAAGTGAAATCATAATATAAACCCAacttaactatcaagacattaGCAAAAAACCATTGTAATgttgaataaaaagaaaaatgactagaCTTCAACGAGTGAAATGACTCATAGTTACAAAATTGCACTCCTAGTCACGAGATTGAACGTCATTGATATTTGAGATTATAATGTATCTTGTCTACTAAACCATATTTGATTGACAAGTAAGATAACTTAAACTTTTATTAATGTCCATGAATTTGAAGGATATATTAGgggtgtaaaaaaaaaacagtaattacattgtcatttataaaaataacaaaaggcGGGAACCTTTTGAATTATAACAAAACCCATGAATATCACGTGAgtcaaattttctaaaattctaAAATGTCCTTAGCGTTCCATTTAATTGTAGTGTAATTAATCTAATGAGactataattaattgttcaaCTATATATCCAACAACCTTTCATTGTCAATTAAGATCATCATTTCAAGCAGATAATTTGCCATAAATCTCGAgtagatttattatttttattatactttctattaatttttatcaagATTCACtggttttaaattattttgaatgttatatttattatccttttatTAGAATACAACATGTAGCCCTAGCTTTCTCCATCCTCTTTACTTAACACTTTCTTGTTATGGttgtttaacaattaaaatttttgttcaatGGTAGGTGGGATGAAAATGACCACTATTATGACTTTCGATTTATTGAAGTTTTTTGTTGCTTCGAAcacatctttttcaattttcatcttttttactgattttattttttattctcaatCCGCAACAAGTCTACTTTGGAGGTTTAACTTAGTCGATCAAATCCACTGGTATATAGATAAAAGACTCGATTTAATCGACCATCAACCCAGAGTTCAAGTCACAAAGTCTCTTCTTTCCAAAGTGATTTCTATTGAGTCGTTGTTAAAAGGTAGACCAAGCATATGGACGGTGTTGGTATTAACTAGTTTTCCTTGGGGTTTTAAACCCACCTTAATAGATTCAATCAAGGAAGGATGTACCATCGTCGAATGTTGtttatttctcttcttttcatgAGATCTCCATGACTGACATCTTAAGGAACTGTGAAGTTCTGCAGTGGAAGTGGGGATTgacccaattttcaatttttcacatAATACAAATTTTACAGAACCTAAACAGAAAATGATGCATTCATTCtaaaatttatagtaagtgtttaaagagaaggaaaacaGGGATTGGATCATACTAACTATTGAAGCAAAAAAATTTCGCGAATTCCTTCACGATCTGGTCACGAACTCTTCAGATTtcctaaaataaaaacaataacctAAGATGACCACCACCAGAGGTAATCCTTTGTATTCTCTATAGGGAATGAGAGTTACAGGATGAGAGTGAACTCTGTGTTTTTGGTATGAGGGAAGAAGAATTTTAGAGAGAGTATTTCTTTTGCAGGAAAATCTTTTTCAGAAAAAGGAGAATTTTCTTTTCACCTTCTGTAAAAACAATGTGAGGAAGATGAAGACTCCCTCAAAACTGCAACCCCCACCATGTAAAAAACTAAGTGaataatgggaaaaaaaaagttatttccctccctttcaatttcaaaattaaattaaaattaacaaataatttaaatttaaatttaaattatatatataaaataactaacttattatatgtatagatataactatatgttatatcaaatataacacataacatatagttttaatattgtatcaaatacaatataacctataatttgttTCTCTCTCAATgatacatggtatttaatacatatcatatttatactaaatttaattatatgaatatcatTCAAATAATTAACAGTTGAagtatattcaaatatttaattcctctcaaataaactttatattataatgtatcaaatacattacattaattataacacatataattaattaatttaattatatcacatataattaattctctcaattaatttgaaaaattcaaattaatccaaaattaattctcaataatccttgttgagctacagatgggacctgtagattgaagctccatcgttacttgaataattaattaaactcctttaattaaatggtttaattaattattcaacatccattaactgtcggtcactccactaaagaccaacaactgcactctccgcactacagatatatttttgtgtccattggatataacctaTCAACGACGCGATAACCTTTCACGAATTGCTTGTacgtacagctgggccaaaattactgttttgcccctattgttacatctaattccttaagtactactgatcccactaatgaacaataagttatagtccaactatgaccaaacctctctcgagccaagagagggaatgacgccacattgttcaaaccccggaatcagcccttgtgggagcaatttatctacttacccagacgttagggaatgagtgaatttcgtcttgtatagCCGTGTTcgcagctccctaatcagatgaatcccccaaaatagtaggcttattgagtcaacgatctggccactcttacctttacaaatcaaaggaccgtcttcataggtagaag comes from Benincasa hispida cultivar B227 chromosome 2, ASM972705v1, whole genome shotgun sequence and encodes:
- the LOC120071797 gene encoding peroxidase 41-like, with the protein product MAFFPLPAFLFVLFVVPFSVESKLSVDYYQKTCPDFAKIVHETVAKKVVSSPTTAAATMRLFFNDCLVGGCDGSVLIASNTFNHAERDAEINLSLPGDAFDVITRSKITLELSCPGIVSCSDVLAQATRDLIAISGGPSYNVRLGRKDSLVSKSSEVDGNIPKANQTVDEMIKLFTSKGFTIQEMVALYGGRTIGFSNCKEFSDRIFKFSKATPTDPEIHPKFAEALKKTCEGYEKNPGMSAYSDAVTPGKFDNVYYQNLLRGMGLSASDHALVKDPRTRKFVEMYAGNQALFFKDFAHAMEKMSVREVKTGGKGEVRRKCDVFNSIQT